Sequence from the Zeugodacus cucurbitae isolate PBARC_wt_2022May chromosome 5, idZeuCucr1.2, whole genome shotgun sequence genome:
CACGTTAGTTGTAACTAATAATTAatctaattaatatatttaccgCTGTTTTATGTAACGGTTTTAGTATCACTTTACATTGACCCTTCACCACTTTATGGTGCCTGTATGTACGTGTGGACCCCATTATCGCCATTTGTTTGAGCAAAGCGATATAGCGGTTCAAAGGCATCGCACAGCTCAGCTCGCGCTAAtcgcacaataacaacaacaagaaaagcaCACTGAAATCAgttgaaaagcaaataaatagtaATGGGAACGCTGGAGCTCATTATAAAATActttgtatgtataataattagtttagatttaaaataaatgcacttgatcattatgaaaaaaagtgCTTACGAAGCATCAGTGCCGTCAACCCATCCGGTGATAGCATTTTTCATTGTTATGTGTGACTGATAATTGCATTTTGCACTTTTGCGCATAAAAAGCAGCATTTGAATTAACACTCTCACCATGTGTGGTTTGTACTAGGTAGGGTACAATTTAACTAGTTACTGAACTACTTACTAGAGGACTATATGTGAAACCTTACTCCAATCTTCGAAAGACTTCTAATAGAAATAGTTTTAACTTGTTCTTATGCTAAGAAATCCATTCAcaaaactttttcatatttttattatcaggTTTGCATCGTCAGCGGTCGCCAATATACTTACGCCCAGTTGCGCGACAACAGCGCCGCCTTTGCCGTACGTCTGCAGACGAAATTCAAACTTGGCTGCGGTGACATCATCGCAATTTGCCTGCCAAACTTGCCGGAGTATCCGATTGCCACATTGGGCGCCATCGAAGCGGGTCTAACGGTGACCACGGTGAATCCGATCTACACAGCAGGTGAGTGGCAGAGAAAGAGACTAAGTTTGTATCAATTAAGTGACAAAATAAGCTATGAGCGAACTCGATCCTTTTGATAAATCATTAAAAAGTGAGATCCCACCTTAATAGAACTGCAACTGGTACTTTAGAAGCCATTTTGTGGCAGTATTATCGGAGACTCCTATGGATATTACCAGCAGAGATAGACCCGAACACAAAGTCgctaacaaaaataaagcaatCGAGGGATCAAAGACCATATTATGGTTAAGAGATGTTGGATAAACTGTAATTGAATAAGAGTATAAGAACCCCGGTACAGATCACCCACGTAAGAGAGTAGAATAATCtccatataatttttctttctttctctcttttTCTCTTTCTATCTGTAAAGACAAGAAAGACAGGTGCTCTAGTACGATATTTGTATCTTAACCTCCTGAACTATTCAGTTTGTGAATCAGAAAGTTATATATAGATGGAAATTaccttttctgtttttatttaccAATCAATCATTGACGAAATTCTTTGTTTTGCCTGTCTCTGCTCGCAGACTTCGCAATGACTTgtcaaaattcaatgaaaacgcaataaaatatatttataatgcaCTTAGGAGATAAGCCGCGCACTGGGCTCACAACATCTACCATGAATGAGGGTAAAATTCCGTGTTCTTTATTGCCCTTGCATTTGAACGAGACAGCGACGAGTATCAAATACGCAAACACTCAAAGGTGTCATTCTCCTTTCTAATGGATGTTCAAGGCCACAAGAAATGGATAAgacttttgaattttattaggTACATTACTCAATGAAAAGTAGGTTATTAATATAGCTCAAATCGTCTTATGGATTGCTAAGATTACTTTCAAGACTTACCTTTATATAAAGTTCGCTCTTGACCTTGTTCATCCAACGAATGCTTTAGAACCAGTGTTACACTATATTTCGTCTCTAGAGACGGCGTTGCTACGAAAGGTAGCTGTGAAGACTGTAAATAATTATGAACGAACGCAGACTGTCATTCCATAAAGTTGTTTCAGTATTTGTACATTTCACTGACTTTTCTATGTGGTCCCTTTCTCTTTTCAGAGGAAATTTGCCGCCAACTGAAGCTAAGCGATAGCAAGTTTGTTGTGACCACTACTCTCGGCTATGGCGTCATCAAAGAAGCCTGCGAGTTGGCACAAAAGAATCTACCCATCGCCGTCATACGTTCTCAACCGAACGAGAAGCTGCCCGCCGGTGCCATAGACTTCTTCGAACTAATTAGTCCACGAGGTGTGGACTACTCGCAGTTGAAGGACTACAACCTCGATCCCGAGAGCGTGGCATTCCTGCCTTTCTCCTCCGGTACCACCGGATTTCCGAAAGCCGTGATGCTCTCACACAACAACATGACGGTTAATGGTGAGCAGATGGAAATCCCCTTCGGTTTCAGACAATCCGGCAGACAGGAGGTCTTGCCCGCCGTTTTGCCATTCTTCCACATTTACGGCCTGAATATCGTTATGCTGTCGAAGCTATCGGTTGGCGCTAAGTTAGTCACACTGCCACAATTCCGTCCGGACGATCTAGTAAAAGCCTTGAGTGAGCACAAGTCTACGATGGTGAACGTCGTACCGCCGATGGGTAGGTCTATAGCAACGTAGTTGCCACGATATCTTCTCATTCATCTCATTTCTTACAGCACTCTTTATGACCAATTACCCGAAGTTGACGCAAGATATGGTGTCCAATCTGAAGTATGTGTTCATCGGCGCAGCGCCAACAGCCGAAAGCGACATACAGCGTTTCCTCAAGAAGTGAGTAACCCAcgcgtttatttattattcatattacAAGAACGTCTTTTCATTCTGTGCGCAGGTTCCCGCAGACGACCTTCGTGCAGGGCTTCGGCATGACCGAAACATCACCGCTCGTGCTGCTGGTGCCGCCGAAAAATGTTCGGCTGGCCTCCACCGGTGCGCCCGTCTCGAGCACCGAAGCTAAAATCATTGCCATCGCCTCGGAATGCCACAAGGGCTTGGGACCCAACACCACCGGCGAGATTTGCGTACGAGGCCCACAGATTATGAAGGGATATCTGAACAACGACGAAGCCAATGCGGACATCTTCCTACCAAACGGTTGGCTGCGCACCGGCGACGTTGGTCACTACGACGAAGACGGCTACTTCTACATCACCGACCGCATCAAAGAGCTCATTAAAGTGAAGGGCTTCCAAGTGCCACCGGCCGAATTGGAGGGTATACTCCGTGAACACCCGAAGATCCTTGAGGCTGCGGTCATTCCGCGTCCTGACGAAGTGGCCGGCGAACTGCCACGCGCCGTTGTTGTGCTGCGCGAGGGCACGAAAGCCACAGAGGAGGAGATCTACAACTATGTGGCCGAGCGCGTGGCTGAGTATAAGAGACTGGACGGTGGTATTGTGTTCACCAATGAAATACCCAAGAGCTTGACGGGGAAAATATTGCGCAAACAAGTGCGTGAAGCCTACACCAGCTAGATGACGGTTTTGGCTGAGTTTGGGAAAAGTGGATTATTTTTTAgagatgtaattttatttggacAAACTGTTAGGGACACTTCGGTAGTGGAATGTTTGCGCAAAGCCGACAATGGGGTTGCGCAAACTGTCGCTAAACGGAAAGTTGATAGTGATCTGTTGCATTTCATAGTTTATAAGTTCCGTTAGTATAGCTGTAGTTCTACAAACACATTCAGCTTCAGCTGAGAATTGGCTTCCAAGGACGAACAGGTTCAAAAGAAACGCGGATAATTAAGCACTAAAGTGTTTctgttgtatgtatgtctcgGTGTTTTGTTGtaagcaaattatttttatttattttattaagtctCAGACAACTGTACAAGAACTGTTATAGTtctgaatttataatattattgacGACTAACTAAACTAGTGTGTATTAGTGGAAAAGTGTTGAACTTATGCAAAATTTTGGAATAGTATTAAAGCCCTTTTCATACAAAAGCGAAAAGAGAGTTTAAGTTGAATGTTGAGAACCGTTAAAGTAAGTATACCAACCATAGTTCGCCGCAAATCGCCTATTTCAGCAAGTtagaaaagcttaaagcttattAGCACCAGACACATTTCATCTCAAGACTCGAACCACTCTTGCAGCCTACAGTGGCAACTCAACTGCTGCGTGTAACCGTTAAAGCTTAATACACTCAAAGCCACAACCATTAAAgagcttttttaaataattgtgttaaaatttttaaactcgACTTCAAACTTTCGCGTGTACTTTCTTCTTTGTGGTTAAAATTGAGCTGCTGAAATTTCCTTTCATATGACAccaaaatcatcaaaatcggttcagaTATACCGGAGTTATTACCATTCAAAGTGTTGATGCCATTTGTAGAGGAATTCTCATCCCCTGATTTCCTGACCTTTGGATGTGCATAAAACCGTTAATTAAGAGGGAATACGCTACTATTTTTGgctcttaatttaatt
This genomic interval carries:
- the LOC105212683 gene encoding uncharacterized protein LOC105212683, with protein sequence MLRHLMRSVIFAQPVQSSAVVVSVGARQLSTAATRQPTQQDKLVFYSEEEGYIRLSPFDPIEPVNLTVDKYVWRDFKKFEKDTATVCIVSGRQYTYAQLRDNSAAFAVRLQTKFKLGCGDIIAICLPNLPEYPIATLGAIEAGLTVTTVNPIYTAEEICRQLKLSDSKFVVTTTLGYGVIKEACELAQKNLPIAVIRSQPNEKLPAGAIDFFELISPRGVDYSQLKDYNLDPESVAFLPFSSGTTGFPKAVMLSHNNMTVNGEQMEIPFGFRQSGRQEVLPAVLPFFHIYGLNIVMLSKLSVGAKLVTLPQFRPDDLVKALSEHKSTMVNVVPPMALFMTNYPKLTQDMVSNLKYVFIGAAPTAESDIQRFLKKFPQTTFVQGFGMTETSPLVLLVPPKNVRLASTGAPVSSTEAKIIAIASECHKGLGPNTTGEICVRGPQIMKGYLNNDEANADIFLPNGWLRTGDVGHYDEDGYFYITDRIKELIKVKGFQVPPAELEGILREHPKILEAAVIPRPDEVAGELPRAVVVLREGTKATEEEIYNYVAERVAEYKRLDGGIVFTNEIPKSLTGKILRKQVREAYTS